AGTTCGGATGCTAGAAGCAGAAGCCAACTACCTCCGCTAAAGCTTGATTCACCAGGTTAGCCATTGAAAATTGATTGCAGAAATTGCAGAGCCAGCGATCGCCTCGTTCAGCTTTTCGATCGCCGACTCACTCAGTTCCGACTACCATTGCTCAAAAGTTACTTCAGCCTGACAAGAAAATACCTCAAGAATTCAACCCAATGAACGGGAAATTCTTGAGGTATTTTTTTAGGAGTTAAAAATCAACCGCTCCTCAATACCACGGGTAGGATTTGCTTATTAGTCTATCCACCGATTTCGCAGCGTGATCAGGAGCTTTAAGTATTGACTTTAGATCTTAACCTTTTAGTTCCCGAATCTCCGAAATTAAACCGAAGGCAAAAACCTACGGCTAGTATAAAGGAGCGATCGCACCTGATTGCGCGTCTGAGTGCAAGTCATCGCTGCCGATTAGCCCTTAAAGTAAATGCTTATGAGAGCAGAACTAGTCAACTGGATTCTCTTTGCTGCTAAGGTTTTACACCGCAACAGTGATTGGATGGCTTGGAACTTATTTCTAGCCTTAATTCCTTTAGTGTTGAGCATTTGGCTCTTCCGCAGAAATCGCTCAGCCTCACCGCTTTGGTGGGTTGGGTTAGTCGTATTTATCGCCTTCCTACCCAATGCTCCCTACGTTCTGACTGACATCATCCACTTGATTTACGACATTCGGGAAGGATTCTCGGAGTGGGTGGTCACGTTGGTTTTGGTGCCACAGTATATCTTGTTCATCCTGGCAGGCTTTGGTGCTTATGTCCTGTCGCTGATTAACCTGGGCCACTACCTCAATCAACGGCAACGACATCGCTACATAATTTGGGCGGAGCTACTTCTGCATGCGCTGAGTGCGATCGGCATCTATCTGGGGCGATTTCTGCGCTTTAACAGTTGGGACTTGGTGACTCGTCTCGATTCCATCGCAGGCACAGTGGTTGATGACTTAGCGGCCAAGCGTCCCGCCCTCGTCATGTTCGCCACATTCTTGATTATTACTGGCTTGTACTGGCTGATGAAAGAAGTGACCTTGGGCCTGATTTTGCGGTGGCGTTCCGCCAAAGTTCGATCGGTCTCAGAAGTCGATCAAGGCTTTAATTGAGTCAAGCCTTAGGACGACTCAGTAGATGGCTCAGCCTGAGACTCTAGGCGGGCATAATCTTGCACCGCTTTAACTAAATTTTCGGGGGTGCCGATGTCGAGGTAAACCCCCGTCTCAAAGATCTCAGCTTCAACCCGCAACCCAGCGCTTATTCCTGCTTGAATCACATCTCCGATCGCGAGTTCTCGTGATGGCCGCGATCGCTCTGGAGTAGAGGTCTGAGCGGCTTCAATAGCAATCAAATGCTCATGTAAAAATTGGGTAAAGGTTGGGTTCCAGACTGCGATCGCCCACATATATTTCAACTCAGTTTGGCTCGGTTTCTCGATAATCAGATGCACTCGGCCAGTCGCATCAAAATCTACCATGCCTGCTTTTTGAGGTTGATCGGTAGGGAACAAACCCAACACTACATCGGCTTGAGTTTGGGCTTGTCGCTGCAACAAGTGAGTAAACGCATCTTCAGGCCAAAAGAGAATATCTGGGAAACCCAAAGCTACGATCGCATTTTGGACGAAGGGGTAAGCTTGGTCGAGGGTGTAAGGCACACCATAGGGCAACCCCATGATTAAGTAGCCCAAGTGCATGGGCAGCGCCGAACCATCGCCAAAATAGGCAGGGATATCCCACTTACCAGGCCGCAGAATGAAATAAGTTTGGGTGATGCCCGCTTGCTGCAACCGCTCCAGTAGATATTGACTCACGACTTTAGGCCGTAAACCTAGCCCAGATGCCATCGCTTGAAACCCAATTGGGTATAACTCTTTACTCAAAGGCAGTGGCGCGATCCGAGTTGCCTGCCCCGCTGCGGGCAATAGGCCAATAACGGGAAGAGGAGATCTAGTCTGAGAGCGGATAGAGGGTGAAGCAGTGGGATCAGAAGATGACATGGCTTTTAGATACGCAGTTGTAGCAGGTGTTGACGTTAAAAATTAGGATACCAACCGCAATCGCCCCATTTATGTCGCTCCTTACAGGTTCAACTACCAGCCCGCCTCTTTTGGTCGAGCAGCCTCCGAAGATGGGCATTCTTTAGGTAAAGAAGCTTACCTGTTTCCAAGCAGTCCTTCCAAGCAGCCGTTCAAATTAGCCTGCAACATTCTAACGATGAAAAACTTGCTCAATTCTGGCATGCGTCAAGGTTTAGTCTGGCTAAGCATTCTGGGTGTAGCCTTAGCACCAGTCTCTGCCGCCCCTGCCACCACTAAAACGGCTCAAGCAGGCAATGTCAAAGCGGAGCTTTCTTACCAAAAAGCCAACAGTGAATTCACACAGTTCAACAATCTACGCCTCAAGATCACCCGTGCCGGAAAAACACTGCTCGACCAACCTTTACCCGACAGCGAAGGAAACTGGCCTTTAGTGGCTCTGGAGACAGGTTGGGGAAAGGAAAACGCTGAGGCTTCCTTTCAGGTGCGCAATTTAGACACCAACTTAGAGCCAGAAGTGTTGATCAATCTGTTTACAGGTGGGGCACACTGTTGCACCTACTCCCTCATCTACCGCTACAATTCCAAAACCCAGAAGTACAACTACGATCGCCACGAATGGGGCAATGGTGGTTACGAGTTGCAAGACGTAGATAAAAATGGTGTCCCAGAGTTTAGCGGGCGCAATGATGCTTTTGCTTACGCCTTTACCAGCTACGCTGCCTCTGGCTACCCAATCCAGATTTGGCAATATCGGCAAGGCAAATTGGTCGATGTGACGCGCCAGTATCCCAAGCTGATCTATAACGATGCCTACTACTGGTGGCAAACCTTCCAAAAGCACAAAAATGATGGTGTGGAGTATGGCAAAGGGCCGCTCGCTGCTTACCTAGCGGATAAGTATTTGTTAGGTCAAGGACAGGACGGTTGGCAAAGAGTTCAACAAGCTTACAAAGGCCCCGATCGCCAACAATACTTGACCGAGCTGCGCCGTTTTCTACGAGAAACTGGTTATATTTCAGGCAATCAGCGTTAAGGGAAATTCATCAAGCCGAATTGTATTCTGTCATACCAAATCAGCTCATCTTTAGGCCAGATCCTATCTCGAATTAGTCATAGAGATAGTCCTACCCCCAGGTATAAACGGTGAGAAAAATCGAGGACTAATCTTGTGACATCACCTATATATGGAAGAGAGTACAAGTATGCCCTCCGATCCTCGCGACAACAGATCCGAAAGCGATCGCCCTGATCCTGAAGATAATCCTGGAACTCAAACTCATGTCCCCACCACCAATGAGGGAGATACACCGTTGGATGAGCGATATCGTATGACCAGCCAGCGAGCTGATTCTGACCCCAGAGATGGTGCTGAACCCGAAGATCCCGGCGCTCCAGTGGAAGTAATTGGCGGGCCAAATCAGGGAACTGACGTTCGCTAAAGCGATTCCCCAATTTCCCAATATTGAGGAATGTTGAATGAGATAGACAAATATCTCCCTAGCCGCAGCATTTGCCGAATAGGGAGAATTTTTATGTTTAGTAAAATCCTTTTTAACTCTTAGCAGTATTAGGTTTCAACCATTTAAAGATAGCTGTCAATACTAGCCATAGGGTAACTGATACAACCAGCCAGATTAGGGTTGAAGCGGTTAGAACGACCCAGGCTGCCCAGCGATCGCTTAAGTACCAAACAGCGATCGCAAAGGCAACCAGACCGATGCTGCCTAGAGCTGCACCTGCGGTATCGGCTCCAGCCGCATCTTTATTTTCGTGCTTCTCAATGAGCGTGATGCCCGCAGGCAAAACGGCTGGAAATGCCATAAATAATCCGCCAACCGTAGGGCCATAGCGGTAGGCTAGAACGCCAGTGAACACAGTCACTAGCCCTCCAAACAAAAACCGGATGGCATAGTCTCGCCAGCTCGTTTGTCTCAGTTTAGAAAAATCAACTTTGATGCCCATACTTTTCCTAAGTAAAGCTGACTGTCCACAGCCCATAAGCAACGGCCAGCCACAAAAACCAAGCCATTACCGCCGCTAACCAAGCTTTCATTCTTTGACTCAGTAACAGCCAGGTCACTAGCAGACTGTAGAAGAACATGGCGATCGCCCCTGCAATCATGGCTTGCGCTCCTGCCTCTACATAAGTCCTGCCATGATTCGCAAAGGCGATAGTTAGAGTTGCTAAAGCAACGGAAGGAGCCGCACCAAAAAGTCCTGCAAAACTTTTGGGTCGCAGCACATCGCTAATGACAGCAAAGCTAGAGACAAATAGTCCCCCAATAAAAAATCGCAGAATCAGCTCGGACATTGGCTACTTTAAGCTGAGATTAAGATTTAGTTAAAACAATCTAGCTTGTAGCCTAAGATACTGTCATCAAACTAGAGCATTAGATTTCGGCAAGCACCTTAGGGGGCCGAGTTGAGCTGCCGTCGTGCCGCTGCTAGCAAGAGTTTTTGTTCTGCGCGGGTGATCGCTCGATAGGTGCGTTCAATCGCCTCTGGATCAACCGAAATAGAAGTAATACCCCAACGCACTAGGTGATCGACCAGATCGGGATATTGGGCTGGGGCTTGACCACAAATAGAACAAGGGATACCCGATTGTTGCGCCATCCGAATCAGTTGCGCGATCGCCTGTAGAACTGCTGGATGCATTTCGTTAAAAACCGCAGCCATTTCTGATTGATCGCGATTGACTCCCAAGAGGAGTTGCGTGAGGTCATTGGTGCCAATTGAAATTCCTTGTACGCCTGCCTTCACATAATCGGGCAGCAAAAACAGGACCGAAGGCACCTCTGCCATGATCCACAGTTGGAACTCGGCTTGCTGGGTTAAGCCCATCTGCTCTACTCGCTGCTGACAAAAATAAAACTCTTCTACAGTGCGGACAAACGGCAGCATCAAATGCACATTGCTGCACCCAGACTGCTGCACTTCCGCTAAGGCTGTGAGTTCTAGCTCAAATAGAGCGGAGTCTAACAAATAACTAAATGTCCCTCGCAATCCCAGCATAGGGTTCGTTTCTGGGGGCATCAATTTGCCACCCTCCAGCGACTGGAACTCATGGGAGCGCAGATCGAGTGAGCGGTACAACACGGGGCGAGGCGCAAAGGCTTTAGCAAATTGGCTAATTCGAGCTGCAATCCGCATCACGAGTTCTTGCTGTCGTCCCTGTTGCAACCACAAAAGGGGATGCTGACGTTCCAAAACATCTACCAGCATCAGTTCAGCACGAAGCAACCCCACACCATCTACGGGTAGCGCTTTTACTAGCTCAATTGAAGTGAGTTGGCTCAGATTCACCCATAGCTGCGTGGCGATCGCAGGCCAGAAACGATCACTCCCGGTAGAACTAGAAGCAGGGAAGGAGGTGGGGGCTGAGCTATCCATCGAGCGATCCTCAAGCTGTCGAGTAGCAGCTTGCTCAGAGCGGAGGGGGGAAGCAGCCGGGTGGCGACTAGAGTGGCGACTGGAGCTGAAATCAACTAGGCGGTAAATCTCCCCTTGGCTCCCATCTAAGAGCAGGGAGTCTCCAGAGTGAATGACACGGGTGGCAGCGATCGCCCCAACTATAGCAGGTAAGCCTAATTCTCGCGCCAGAATTGCGGCATGGCTAGTCATACCTCCTTGTTCCGCAATCAATCCGGCGGCTTGATGAAGAAACGGCAACCAATCTGGGGTAATGCTGGAGGCGACTAAGATCCGACCGGGAGGAATTTGGTCAGGCAAGGCTGTCTCGGCAATTACTAGCGCTTCTGCGATCGCTTGCCCACTTGCTGCCGCCAATCCTTTTAAGATCAATTGGGGTTCCTGGGCCAATGTATCTGTCTGCGATCGCGGAGATATATCCTTTTCGCGTATATTTTCGGAAATAGCGGTAGATAGCAAGTCTATAGCTGGAGCTAGTTCCAGAACTGGTAAGTAGACTTGGGTGAGATACAGTTTCGGGGGGATATCCGTCGCTTCTTGAACCAACATCCATTTAAAGGTGCAGCTAGCGCTAAAGTCGGCTTTGAGTTGCTGGGCAAGCTGAATCAGGGATTGGAGCGCTGAGGCAGGCAGGGCATATTGATTTTGTTGCGCTTCAGCCAGTAGATATACCTGTAAACAACTATCAGGATGCTGGAAAGAAGTCTGGTTAGAGTCGGCTAAAAAAGGCAAAAAATTAGGTGACTGGGGCATTGTATGAGCACAGGTTTTGCTGCCAAGCGTTTGGGTTTGCACAGTACCTGAGAGCGCATCTATCTCATAAACATCTGGGGTCGCTTCTCCCCAAGCGATCGCGGTTTCTAAGCCCCAAGTAGACTGAATCAAAAAACTGTGCTCAGTGATCTGCACCGTTCCGGCGGCGATCGCAGGTAAAACCGGATGGATCAGCACTGCTAAACAAACTTGCTCTAAAGGAATTTCTATCCGTTTCCAGTACAACAAGCTCTTGGCGCGAAACAGCTCCGCCCACACTTTTTTCAGCCCCGCTGCTAAGGCTTCCGGTTTGGCTGAGCAAATATGTGGCTCAAAAATCTCAGCGGCTTCTAGGGCGAGTAGGTTATCACCCGGCGGCTTCAGGGCCAAGGAGGGTTGCAACACGAGCGTGGTTGCCTGTAGCTGAGATAGAGCTTCTGTCAGATCTTCTAGCCATCGCTCTGGGAGTTCGGTAGTGGTAATCTCTTGGCGAATGTGCTGGGCGATCGCTTGTAGTTGCTGTGGGTTGTCTACATTTAAGTGCAACGAAGAACTAGCGATATCTGCAAACGGTTCTCGCCATTGGATAGATTCAATAAACTCCTGAAAACTGGGGGCGGGAACGACTAAACTGGGCAACACAGGATAGCCATTTTGCAGCAGATGGCTGAGATAAAAGGCTTGGTTGCCGACCCACAAACGGCTCGGATGTTGAATTTGATTCAACCAGTACAGGCTAGGCACAGGCGATGCTGGGCTGAAAATAATCTTTCAATCTTAGTCTAGTGATTGTCTTTTCCTATCTCTTCCTTGGAATGATTAAAGACCTAGCCAAGTTGTAAAGCTACGAGTCTACGTTTCTAGGCTAGCAATCAAGTTAATTAATTCTGCTAGATTCACAGGTTTAGATAGATGGTGTTGAAATCCAGCGGCGAGGGCTTGTTGGCGATCTTCCACTTGAGCATAAGCGGTTAAGGCGATCGCTGGGATATGGCGACCTTCTCCTTCTGCCATTCGCCATTGTCGCATCAGGATGTAACCATCTTCGTCGGGCATACCGATGTCACTAACTAAAACTTGAGGCTGCCACTGGAACTGAGCAGCCAAAGCCTCGCGACTAGAGCTTACAGCTTGCACATCAGCCCCTTGTTGCACCAGCGCAGTGGTGAGAAATTCTCGTGTATCCGCATCATCATCTACCAACAAGATTCGCAGACCCGACAGACTGGGGGTAGAAGTCAGGGAGACAGCGGTTTCAGCCGACTGCCTTAACATGAGGTCTGACTCGGCAGTAGCGG
This region of Trichocoleus desertorum NBK24 genomic DNA includes:
- a CDS encoding DUF1361 domain-containing protein; protein product: MRAELVNWILFAAKVLHRNSDWMAWNLFLALIPLVLSIWLFRRNRSASPLWWVGLVVFIAFLPNAPYVLTDIIHLIYDIREGFSEWVVTLVLVPQYILFILAGFGAYVLSLINLGHYLNQRQRHRYIIWAELLLHALSAIGIYLGRFLRFNSWDLVTRLDSIAGTVVDDLAAKRPALVMFATFLIITGLYWLMKEVTLGLILRWRSAKVRSVSEVDQGFN
- a CDS encoding sugar phosphate nucleotidyltransferase, with translation MSSSDPTASPSIRSQTRSPLPVIGLLPAAGQATRIAPLPLSKELYPIGFQAMASGLGLRPKVVSQYLLERLQQAGITQTYFILRPGKWDIPAYFGDGSALPMHLGYLIMGLPYGVPYTLDQAYPFVQNAIVALGFPDILFWPEDAFTHLLQRQAQTQADVVLGLFPTDQPQKAGMVDFDATGRVHLIIEKPSQTELKYMWAIAVWNPTFTQFLHEHLIAIEAAQTSTPERSRPSRELAIGDVIQAGISAGLRVEAEIFETGVYLDIGTPENLVKAVQDYARLESQAEPSTESS
- a CDS encoding DUF3147 family protein — protein: MGIKVDFSKLRQTSWRDYAIRFLFGGLVTVFTGVLAYRYGPTVGGLFMAFPAVLPAGITLIEKHENKDAAGADTAGAALGSIGLVAFAIAVWYLSDRWAAWVVLTASTLIWLVVSVTLWLVLTAIFKWLKPNTAKS
- a CDS encoding DUF3147 family protein yields the protein MSELILRFFIGGLFVSSFAVISDVLRPKSFAGLFGAAPSVALATLTIAFANHGRTYVEAGAQAMIAGAIAMFFYSLLVTWLLLSQRMKAWLAAVMAWFLWLAVAYGLWTVSFT
- a CDS encoding putative PEP-binding protein codes for the protein MPSLYWLNQIQHPSRLWVGNQAFYLSHLLQNGYPVLPSLVVPAPSFQEFIESIQWREPFADIASSSLHLNVDNPQQLQAIAQHIRQEITTTELPERWLEDLTEALSQLQATTLVLQPSLALKPPGDNLLALEAAEIFEPHICSAKPEALAAGLKKVWAELFRAKSLLYWKRIEIPLEQVCLAVLIHPVLPAIAAGTVQITEHSFLIQSTWGLETAIAWGEATPDVYEIDALSGTVQTQTLGSKTCAHTMPQSPNFLPFLADSNQTSFQHPDSCLQVYLLAEAQQNQYALPASALQSLIQLAQQLKADFSASCTFKWMLVQEATDIPPKLYLTQVYLPVLELAPAIDLLSTAISENIREKDISPRSQTDTLAQEPQLILKGLAAASGQAIAEALVIAETALPDQIPPGRILVASSITPDWLPFLHQAAGLIAEQGGMTSHAAILARELGLPAIVGAIAATRVIHSGDSLLLDGSQGEIYRLVDFSSSRHSSRHPAASPLRSEQAATRQLEDRSMDSSAPTSFPASSSTGSDRFWPAIATQLWVNLSQLTSIELVKALPVDGVGLLRAELMLVDVLERQHPLLWLQQGRQQELVMRIAARISQFAKAFAPRPVLYRSLDLRSHEFQSLEGGKLMPPETNPMLGLRGTFSYLLDSALFELELTALAEVQQSGCSNVHLMLPFVRTVEEFYFCQQRVEQMGLTQQAEFQLWIMAEVPSVLFLLPDYVKAGVQGISIGTNDLTQLLLGVNRDQSEMAAVFNEMHPAVLQAIAQLIRMAQQSGIPCSICGQAPAQYPDLVDHLVRWGITSISVDPEAIERTYRAITRAEQKLLLAAARRQLNSAP